A single window of Caldicellulosiruptoraceae bacterium PP1 DNA harbors:
- the tgt gene encoding tRNA guanosine(34) transglycosylase Tgt has protein sequence MAIKFEVIKKSKKSNARRGRLYTPHGVIETPIFMPVGTQATVKAIMHRDLEEINTQIILANTYHLYLRPGTDVLKAAGGLHKFMNWNKPILTDSGGFQVFSLNELRQITEEGVEFRSHLDGSKHFFTPEKVIDIQNIIGSDIIMAFDECVPYPADHEYVKWSIQRTARWLKRCKDHHRNTENQALFGIVQGGVYKDLRQESAKMTIENDLPGYAIGGLSVGEPKDLMYEMLEVLHLILPEDKPRYLMGVGTPDCLYEGVLRGVDMFDCVIATRIARNGTVFTKEGRMIVRNATYAKDFRPIEEDCDCYTCKNFTRAYLRHLIKAEEILGAMLLSIHNVRFLLRYMEQIRKDIEEDKI, from the coding sequence ATGGCTATAAAATTTGAAGTTATAAAAAAGAGTAAAAAGTCTAATGCTCGTCGTGGTAGATTATATACTCCGCATGGAGTAATAGAAACTCCTATTTTTATGCCAGTTGGCACACAAGCAACAGTTAAAGCTATAATGCATAGAGATTTAGAAGAAATTAACACACAGATAATTTTAGCAAATACCTACCATTTATATCTAAGACCTGGTACTGATGTATTAAAAGCAGCAGGTGGACTTCATAAATTTATGAATTGGAATAAACCTATATTAACTGATAGCGGTGGATTTCAAGTATTTTCATTAAATGAGTTAAGACAAATAACAGAAGAAGGTGTGGAATTTAGATCCCATTTAGACGGTTCAAAACATTTCTTTACACCAGAGAAGGTTATAGATATACAAAATATAATTGGTTCAGATATTATTATGGCTTTTGATGAATGTGTTCCGTATCCTGCAGACCATGAATACGTAAAATGGTCAATCCAAAGAACAGCAAGATGGCTAAAAAGATGCAAGGACCATCATAGAAACACAGAAAATCAAGCATTGTTTGGGATTGTTCAAGGTGGTGTTTATAAAGATTTAAGACAGGAAAGTGCGAAGATGACAATAGAAAATGATTTGCCTGGGTATGCAATTGGAGGTTTATCTGTTGGTGAACCAAAAGACCTTATGTATGAAATGTTAGAGGTTCTTCACCTTATTTTACCTGAGGATAAACCAAGGTATCTTATGGGAGTTGGAACACCTGATTGTTTATATGAAGGTGTTTTAAGAGGTGTTGATATGTTTGATTGCGTTATCGCAACAAGAATTGCTCGAAACGGAACGGTATTTACTAAAGAAGGAAGAATGATTGTAAGAAATGCCACATATGCAAAAGACTTTAGGCCAATTGAAGAGGACTGTGACTGTTATACATGTAAAAATTTTACAAGAGCATATTTAAGACATTTAATTAAGGCAGAAGAAATACTTGGAGCGATGCTTTTATCAATTCATAACGTAAGATTTTTGCTTAGATATATGGAACAAATTAGAAAAGATATAGAAGAAGACAAAATCTAA
- a CDS encoding ABC transporter permease — protein MNLTHVMIILRKELKDIFRDRKTFLVSIILPMLMMPIIMLFSMLGAKEMTDVKPEKTPIIVINEGKNKSLLELLIKSDFNIITDKNPEQLLQDGKVKAIIIIPSNFETKINNEKKAQLTIKMNESDPKSGTTVSIIKSILDQYTKQIIKARLLSKNINPDILDPINIDTVNVAPPQKTAGSFLSLLIPMFLVMWIATGGINAAVDLTAGEKERGTLEPLLSTTCSRSSIITAKYLAVAIMSIIGGLSTLLGLIASFLAIPHIIDTGNGQGIFDGYKLSIEVSILMIISILLTAIIFSAIEVALGAYARSFKEGQTYLSPLSFVVLIPAFLTMYKMPNEIPFSYYIIPIMNSIAIFKEFILNEVNILHLFAFIGSSLVYVVIAINFSTKVFQNEKVLFRH, from the coding sequence ATGAATTTAACTCATGTAATGATTATACTTAGAAAAGAATTAAAGGATATTTTTAGAGATAGAAAAACATTTCTAGTATCAATAATTCTTCCTATGTTGATGATGCCCATAATTATGCTTTTTTCTATGTTAGGTGCAAAAGAAATGACAGATGTAAAACCAGAAAAAACTCCTATTATAGTAATTAACGAAGGTAAAAATAAATCTCTATTAGAACTTTTGATTAAATCAGATTTTAATATTATTACAGATAAGAATCCAGAACAACTTCTCCAAGATGGAAAGGTAAAAGCTATAATAATAATACCAAGTAATTTTGAAACAAAAATAAATAATGAAAAAAAAGCACAACTAACAATAAAAATGAACGAATCCGATCCAAAGTCTGGAACTACTGTTTCAATAATTAAAAGTATATTAGATCAGTATACAAAACAGATTATAAAGGCAAGGTTATTATCCAAAAATATAAATCCTGACATATTAGATCCTATAAATATTGATACTGTAAATGTTGCTCCACCACAAAAAACTGCAGGATCATTTCTTTCTTTACTTATTCCAATGTTTTTAGTAATGTGGATTGCAACAGGAGGCATCAATGCAGCAGTTGATTTAACAGCTGGAGAAAAAGAAAGAGGAACTTTAGAACCACTTCTTTCAACTACTTGTTCCAGATCCTCGATTATTACGGCAAAATATTTAGCAGTTGCAATTATGTCTATAATTGGTGGTTTGTCAACTTTATTAGGACTTATTGCTTCTTTTTTAGCTATACCACATATAATAGATACAGGTAATGGACAAGGGATTTTTGATGGCTATAAATTATCAATTGAAGTTTCTATATTGATGATTATATCGATATTGCTAACTGCTATAATTTTTTCAGCCATTGAAGTAGCGTTAGGTGCGTATGCAAGAAGTTTTAAAGAAGGACAAACATACTTATCACCTTTATCTTTTGTTGTATTGATTCCTGCATTTTTGACAATGTATAAAATGCCTAATGAAATCCCATTTAGCTATTATATTATTCCTATAATGAACTCTATAGCAATTTTCAAAGAATTTATATTAAATGAAGTAAATATCTTACATTTATTTGCATTTATAGGTTCTTCACTTGTTTATGTGGTTATTGCAATTAACTTTTCTACTAAAGTATTTCAAAATGAAAAAGTGCTATTTAGGCATTAA
- a CDS encoding sporulation protein YunB, with product MAFILIFLIIVFTVLSYYIENKFEEVFVIKSKGIVTEIINNQILNLINANNISYDQFVISKSTNNGIDIVTIDNLKINKIISQLILNINKKLNQLYPIKIKLKFGYFFSNVFFIDMGPEITAQIISINIISPKVKSEFLSAGINQTIHRLNLDLNVECVLLLSHSKKKTTYNQKIPLVEQVYIGKIPTIYFNK from the coding sequence TTGGCTTTTATTTTAATTTTTCTAATCATTGTTTTCACTGTGCTATCATATTATATTGAAAATAAATTTGAAGAAGTATTTGTAATTAAATCTAAAGGAATAGTGACTGAAATAATAAACAATCAGATCTTAAATTTAATAAACGCAAATAATATTAGTTATGATCAATTTGTTATTTCAAAAAGTACAAATAATGGTATTGATATTGTTACCATAGATAATTTAAAAATAAACAAAATTATATCTCAACTTATTTTAAATATAAATAAAAAATTGAATCAATTATATCCAATTAAAATAAAATTAAAATTTGGGTATTTTTTCAGTAATGTATTTTTTATAGATATGGGACCAGAAATAACAGCACAAATAATTTCTATAAATATTATTTCTCCAAAGGTAAAATCAGAATTTTTGTCAGCAGGAATAAACCAAACAATTCATAGATTAAACTTAGATTTAAATGTTGAATGTGTACTATTATTATCACACTCAAAAAAGAAAACTACGTATAATCAAAAAATACCTTTGGTTGAACAAGTTTATATAGGCAAAATTCCAACAATATATTTTAATAAATAA
- the yajC gene encoding preprotein translocase subunit YajC codes for MGFLFDLVYASTNSAQNQPASGSVAAALITQFILPIVLMFVLFYVMLIVPQRRRDKQFREMLNSLIVGDEVVTTGGIIGKIVSIKDDTITIEVGADKVKLKVYKWAVKEVTKKAEPK; via the coding sequence ATGGGTTTTCTTTTTGATTTAGTATATGCGTCAACTAATAGTGCTCAAAATCAACCAGCATCAGGTTCTGTTGCTGCAGCATTAATTACACAATTTATTCTACCTATAGTATTAATGTTTGTTTTATTTTATGTAATGCTTATAGTTCCTCAAAGAAGAAGGGATAAACAATTTAGAGAAATGTTAAATTCACTAATAGTTGGGGATGAAGTAGTTACTACAGGTGGAATTATAGGCAAAATAGTTAGTATCAAAGATGATACAATAACAATCGAAGTAGGTGCTGATAAAGTAAAGCTTAAAGTATATAAATGGGCTGTAAAAGAGGTTACAAAAAAAGCTGAACCTAAGTAA
- a CDS encoding mannose-1-phosphate guanylyltransferase yields MFYACILSGGQGTRLWPQSRRTFPKQFLQLFGNKSFLQLTYDRISKIIDSERIYIITHKDYYEQAKLQLPHIKQSNILIEPDRKETAACVGLVTTYLLKKDPKSVIGFFPSDHFISNEANFISCISTGYKLAEQGYIISFGIKATRPETNYGYIERDKKIDEKLYKVKRFIEKPDLKIAMRLIEKGFLWNSGIYIVRSDMLFNEIKKYLPNYYKTFMKIYSSIGKDEYVSILNKEYEQLEKISIDKAIMEKTKKLYVIEGDFDWDDIGTWRAFERIMKKDEKGNVIRGDAVTVDTSDCIFFTDKFVTSIGIKDIILVSADDAILICHKSRDAEIKDIIQNMILSEKYKKYV; encoded by the coding sequence ATGTTCTATGCCTGTATCTTGTCTGGAGGTCAAGGAACTAGACTGTGGCCCCAAAGTAGAAGAACCTTTCCGAAGCAATTTTTGCAGTTATTTGGAAACAAAAGTTTTTTGCAATTAACATATGATAGAATATCTAAAATCATTGATTCAGAAAGAATTTATATTATTACCCATAAAGATTATTATGAACAAGCAAAGCTACAATTACCTCATATAAAACAAAGTAATATTTTAATTGAACCTGACAGAAAAGAAACTGCTGCGTGTGTAGGTTTAGTTACAACATATTTATTAAAAAAAGATCCAAAATCAGTAATTGGATTTTTTCCATCTGATCATTTTATATCAAATGAAGCTAACTTTATATCATGTATTTCAACAGGGTACAAATTAGCTGAACAAGGGTATATTATATCATTTGGAATAAAAGCGACCAGACCTGAGACCAATTATGGTTATATTGAAAGAGATAAAAAAATTGATGAAAAATTATATAAAGTAAAAAGGTTCATTGAAAAACCTGATTTAAAAATAGCTATGAGGCTAATCGAAAAAGGATTTTTATGGAATAGTGGTATTTATATTGTAAGGTCTGATATGCTATTTAATGAAATAAAAAAGTATTTACCTAATTATTACAAAACTTTTATGAAAATATATTCAAGTATTGGGAAAGACGAGTATGTTAGTATTTTAAATAAAGAATATGAGCAATTAGAAAAAATATCAATAGACAAAGCTATAATGGAGAAAACTAAGAAGTTATATGTTATAGAAGGAGATTTTGATTGGGACGATATTGGGACATGGCGTGCATTTGAAAGAATTATGAAAAAGGACGAAAAAGGTAATGTAATTAGAGGAGATGCAGTTACTGTAGATACTTCAGATTGTATTTTTTTTACAGATAAATTTGTTACATCCATTGGAATTAAGGATATAATACTTGTCTCGGCAGATGATGCAATTTTAATATGTCATAAATCAAGAGATGCTGAGATAAAAGATATAATACAAAATATGATTTTAAGTGAAAAATATAAAAAATATGTCTAA
- the bglX gene encoding beta-glucosidase BglX has translation MELNEIKNIIKNMTLEEKIYQLQQLTPEFFQNDIETKLTGPLQEMEIDKNVINNTGSILAAYDAKTIKNIQKEYLKNNRNKIPLLFMDDVIHGFKTIFPIPLGLACSWDIELVEKCASISAKEAAVSGIHVTFSPMVDLVRDPRWGRVMESTGEDPYLNSQFAKAFVKGYQGDNSFSDIFKIACCVKHFAGYGACEAGRDYNTVDISERFLYEFYLPSYKAAIDQGCEMVMSAFNLIDGIPTSANKKLFRDILRNEWGFKGVTISDWNAVEEILINGVAESKQDAAKKAIEAGIDIEMMSTNYANYLKNLVENKIIDESLIDEAVERILTLKNKLGLFENPYRTADEELEKKYHLCPEHRATAREAAANSMVLLKNDEVLPLKKDAKIALIGPYSDNKNILGRWSDRGDPENSITLKEGILSKITYKDNLIVEEGCKLNQKQYDTNDEQLLNNAFIACKEADVIILALGEDEDMTGEAASRADISIPDNQIRLAEKILEAGKPVILVLFNGRPLVLKWFNEKMSAILEAWFPGTEGGNAIADILFGDVNPSGKLTMSFPYNVGQIPVYYNSFNTGRPKIPGEDNKYTTCFLDIPNEPLYPFGYGLSYTRYKYSNLSLNKESFTYGENIIATVEIENIGNYSGFEIVQWYIRDIAGSVARPVKELKGFEKIFLKPGEKKKVEFVITEEKLKFYTIDMSYKAEKGRFKLFVGGNSVDLIEAEFKFI, from the coding sequence ATGGAATTAAATGAAATTAAGAATATAATAAAGAATATGACCTTAGAAGAAAAGATATACCAATTACAACAACTAACACCAGAATTTTTTCAAAATGATATTGAAACAAAATTAACAGGTCCACTTCAAGAAATGGAAATTGATAAAAATGTAATTAATAATACAGGAAGTATATTAGCTGCTTATGACGCAAAAACAATTAAAAATATACAAAAGGAGTATTTGAAAAACAATAGAAACAAAATTCCTTTACTTTTTATGGATGATGTTATTCATGGCTTTAAAACAATTTTTCCCATTCCTTTAGGATTAGCATGCAGTTGGGATATTGAGTTAGTGGAGAAATGTGCTTCAATTTCTGCTAAAGAAGCTGCAGTTTCGGGTATACATGTAACATTTTCTCCAATGGTAGATTTAGTTCGTGATCCAAGATGGGGAAGGGTTATGGAGTCAACAGGTGAAGATCCATATTTGAATAGCCAATTTGCTAAAGCATTTGTTAAAGGATATCAAGGAGATAATTCTTTTAGTGATATATTTAAGATAGCTTGTTGTGTAAAACATTTTGCTGGTTATGGTGCATGTGAAGCAGGAAGGGACTATAACACTGTTGATATTTCAGAAAGATTTTTATATGAATTCTATTTACCTTCCTATAAAGCAGCTATTGATCAAGGCTGTGAAATGGTAATGTCTGCATTTAACTTGATTGATGGAATACCAACGTCTGCAAATAAAAAATTATTTAGAGATATTTTAAGAAATGAATGGGGATTTAAAGGAGTTACAATATCAGATTGGAATGCTGTTGAAGAAATATTAATAAATGGGGTTGCTGAAAGCAAACAAGATGCAGCAAAAAAGGCGATAGAAGCAGGAATAGATATTGAAATGATGTCAACAAATTACGCTAATTATCTTAAAAATTTGGTAGAGAATAAAATAATTGATGAGAGTCTTATTGATGAGGCAGTAGAAAGGATATTAACATTAAAAAACAAGTTAGGCTTGTTTGAAAATCCTTATCGCACAGCAGATGAGGAACTTGAGAAAAAATACCATTTATGTCCTGAACACAGAGCGACTGCACGTGAAGCAGCAGCAAACTCAATGGTACTGCTTAAAAATGATGAGGTACTTCCTCTAAAAAAAGATGCCAAGATTGCATTGATAGGTCCATATAGCGATAATAAAAATATTTTAGGAAGATGGTCAGATAGAGGGGACCCTGAAAATAGCATTACACTCAAAGAAGGTATTCTTTCAAAAATAACTTATAAAGATAATTTAATTGTCGAAGAAGGATGTAAACTTAATCAAAAACAGTATGATACTAATGATGAGCAGTTATTAAACAATGCTTTTATTGCATGCAAGGAAGCTGATGTTATAATTCTTGCTTTAGGTGAAGATGAAGATATGACTGGAGAAGCAGCAAGTAGAGCTGATATAAGTATCCCTGATAATCAAATTCGATTAGCAGAAAAAATTCTTGAGGCTGGGAAGCCCGTTATTCTTGTTTTATTTAATGGACGTCCACTTGTATTAAAATGGTTTAATGAAAAAATGTCTGCAATATTAGAAGCTTGGTTTCCAGGAACTGAAGGAGGAAATGCTATAGCCGATATTCTTTTTGGTGACGTTAATCCATCAGGAAAGCTTACAATGTCGTTTCCGTATAATGTTGGTCAAATCCCTGTTTATTATAATTCTTTTAACACAGGAAGACCCAAAATACCTGGTGAAGATAATAAATATACTACATGCTTTTTAGATATACCTAATGAACCTTTGTACCCATTTGGTTATGGTCTTAGCTATACAAGATATAAGTATAGTAACTTGAGTCTAAATAAAGAAAGTTTTACTTATGGTGAGAATATTATAGCGACAGTCGAAATAGAAAATATAGGAAATTATTCAGGTTTTGAAATTGTTCAGTGGTATATAAGAGATATTGCAGGAAGTGTTGCAAGACCAGTTAAAGAACTAAAAGGATTTGAAAAAATCTTCTTAAAACCCGGTGAGAAGAAAAAAGTAGAATTTGTAATAACAGAAGAAAAACTTAAATTTTATACTATTGATATGAGTTATAAAGCTGAAAAAGGCAGATTTAAACTATTTGTTGGAGGTAACTCTGTTGATTTAATAGAAGCTGAGTTTAAATTTATTTAA
- the rsmA gene encoding 16S rRNA (adenine(1518)-N(6)/adenine(1519)-N(6))-dimethyltransferase RsmA, with product MVAITKTELIKLLNLYNLSADKKLGQNFLIDENVVKKIVNLADVVGKDVIEIGSGPGTLTVFLSRIANSVYAVEIDKKILNVLLEVTKELQNVNIINEDILQFDFHNLKKDKLIIVGNLPYYITSQILFKIFENRKLIDSFTIMIQKEVAQRILAKPNTKEYGILTVSFNFYCDYVDQFMVSKNVFYPKPDVDSAVIKAKFKDNIPDIDEALFFSIVHACFNTRRKTILNALSINLDIEKDKIERILDKANIDPNLRAENLTVENYLTLYYTVVKNMK from the coding sequence GTGGTTGCTATAACAAAAACAGAACTTATAAAATTACTAAATTTATATAATCTATCTGCTGATAAAAAACTTGGACAAAACTTTTTAATAGATGAGAATGTTGTAAAAAAGATTGTTAATCTTGCTGATGTGGTAGGTAAAGATGTAATTGAAATTGGATCAGGTCCAGGAACTTTAACAGTTTTTCTATCTCGGATTGCGAATTCAGTATATGCTGTTGAGATAGATAAGAAAATACTAAATGTATTATTAGAAGTTACAAAAGAATTACAAAATGTAAATATTATAAATGAAGACATTTTACAGTTTGATTTTCATAATCTCAAGAAGGACAAATTAATAATAGTGGGGAATCTTCCGTATTATATTACATCTCAAATATTATTTAAGATTTTTGAAAATAGAAAATTAATTGACTCTTTCACAATTATGATTCAGAAAGAAGTGGCTCAAAGGATACTTGCAAAACCTAATACAAAGGAATATGGGATATTAACTGTTTCATTTAACTTTTATTGCGATTATGTGGATCAATTTATGGTTAGCAAGAATGTCTTTTATCCAAAACCTGATGTTGATTCAGCAGTTATAAAAGCAAAATTTAAAGATAATATACCAGATATTGATGAAGCTTTGTTTTTTAGTATAGTTCATGCATGTTTTAATACAAGAAGAAAAACAATTTTAAATGCTTTAAGTATAAATCTGGATATTGAAAAAGATAAAATTGAAAGAATTTTAGATAAAGCAAATATAGATCCCAATTTAAGAGCCGAAAATTTAACTGTTGAAAATTATTTAACACTTTATTATACTGTTGTGAAAAATATGAAATAA
- a CDS encoding ABC transporter ATP-binding protein, with amino-acid sequence MLELINLSKDFGQIKAVSNLSFKVNKGEIFGLLGENGAGKTTTLRMLSTMIKPTSGTAVINGIDLIKEPEKIRKSIGILFGSESGLYNRLTARENIKYFAQLHDMKKSEIDDRIKELAEKFDMVDFLDKPAGKLSKGMKQKVCIVRSIIHNPQIMLFDEPTNSLDVTSAREVHDFIRFCKQEGKTIIFSSHTMSEVEKLCDRIAVIHKGELVEIGTVDQLKDKFNNKNLEEVFMRLVGAE; translated from the coding sequence ATGTTAGAATTAATAAATTTGAGCAAAGATTTTGGACAGATTAAGGCTGTATCAAATCTTAGTTTCAAAGTTAATAAGGGAGAAATATTTGGTCTTTTGGGTGAGAATGGTGCAGGTAAGACCACTACATTAAGGATGCTTTCTACAATGATAAAACCGACAAGTGGAACAGCAGTAATTAATGGTATTGATTTAATAAAAGAACCTGAAAAGATAAGAAAAAGTATTGGTATCCTTTTTGGAAGTGAAAGCGGATTATATAATAGATTAACAGCAAGAGAGAACATTAAATATTTTGCACAACTTCATGATATGAAGAAAAGCGAAATAGATGATAGAATTAAGGAATTAGCTGAGAAGTTTGATATGGTTGATTTCTTAGATAAACCAGCTGGAAAACTTTCAAAAGGAATGAAACAGAAGGTTTGTATTGTAAGATCTATAATACACAATCCACAGATAATGCTTTTTGATGAACCCACAAATAGCCTTGATGTTACATCGGCAAGAGAGGTGCATGATTTTATTAGATTTTGTAAACAAGAAGGAAAGACAATAATATTTTCCAGCCATACTATGAGTGAAGTAGAAAAGCTATGCGATAGGATTGCAGTAATACATAAAGGTGAATTAGTGGAAATTGGAACAGTTGATCAACTTAAAGATAAATTTAATAACAAGAATTTAGAAGAAGTTTTTATGAGATTGGTAGGTGCTGAATAA
- a CDS encoding phosphoenolpyruvate carboxykinase (GTP): MDIKVNQVVLNWIDEMAKITKPDNIVWIDGSEEEKVRLTKQAVESGELMELNQEKLPGCYLHRTHPSDVARVEDRTFICTKTKEEAGPNNNWMDPDEAYKMLFALFDGSMKGRTMYVVPYLMGPVGSPYSKVGIELTDSIYVVLNLRIMARIGNVALQHLGDSADFVKGLHSKASLDPEKRYICHFPQDNTILSVNSGYGGNVILSKKCFALRIASYLAKNEGWLAEHMLILGVEDPKGNVTYIAGAFPSACGKTNLAMLIPPEPLKKLGYKVWTVGDDIAWLRIGEDGRLWAINPEAGFFGVAPGTSYKTNPNAMETVKKNTIFTNVLLKEDGTVWWEGMDGEAPERGIDWLGRPWTKDNGEKGAHPNARFTTPASQCPSISKEWENPNGVPISAILFGGRRAKVAPLVFEAFDWNHGVYVGATMASETTAAAMGKVGVVRRDPMAMLPFCGYNMADYFAHWLNMGKKIKNPPKIFNVNWFRQDENGKFIWPGFGENLRVLKWIIERCEGKVSAKETPIGYVPFVDDLYLDGLDISKETVEDLLNIDVDLWKEEAKMQNEFLSQFGVKLPQELKEFNQKLVEKL, from the coding sequence TTGGATATAAAAGTTAATCAAGTAGTGTTGAATTGGATTGACGAAATGGCTAAAATAACAAAGCCAGATAATATTGTTTGGATTGATGGAAGTGAAGAAGAAAAAGTAAGGCTTACAAAACAAGCTGTTGAAAGTGGAGAATTAATGGAATTAAATCAGGAAAAACTTCCTGGGTGCTATTTGCACAGAACTCATCCATCTGATGTTGCCAGAGTAGAAGACAGAACATTTATTTGTACAAAAACAAAAGAAGAAGCAGGACCTAATAATAACTGGATGGATCCAGATGAAGCTTATAAAATGCTTTTTGCTTTGTTTGATGGTTCAATGAAAGGTAGAACAATGTATGTTGTTCCTTACTTAATGGGGCCTGTTGGATCACCATATTCAAAGGTTGGAATTGAGCTAACAGATAGCATTTATGTTGTTCTTAACCTTAGAATAATGGCAAGAATAGGGAATGTTGCATTACAACATTTAGGTGATTCAGCTGATTTTGTAAAAGGACTACATTCAAAAGCAAGCTTAGATCCAGAAAAGAGATATATTTGTCACTTTCCACAAGATAATACTATTTTAAGTGTAAATTCAGGATATGGTGGAAATGTTATTCTTTCCAAAAAATGCTTTGCTTTAAGAATTGCAAGTTACTTGGCTAAAAATGAAGGCTGGCTTGCTGAACATATGTTAATTTTAGGTGTTGAAGATCCAAAAGGAAATGTAACATATATTGCAGGAGCTTTTCCGAGTGCATGTGGAAAAACTAACTTGGCTATGTTAATTCCACCAGAACCATTAAAAAAATTAGGATATAAAGTTTGGACTGTTGGTGATGATATTGCATGGCTCAGAATTGGTGAAGATGGAAGACTATGGGCTATAAATCCTGAAGCAGGATTTTTTGGTGTTGCTCCAGGAACAAGTTACAAAACAAATCCAAATGCTATGGAAACAGTGAAGAAAAATACAATATTTACAAATGTACTACTAAAAGAAGATGGAACAGTTTGGTGGGAAGGAATGGATGGTGAAGCACCTGAAAGAGGTATAGATTGGCTCGGAAGACCATGGACAAAAGACAATGGAGAAAAAGGTGCTCATCCAAATGCAAGATTTACAACACCAGCTTCACAATGTCCATCAATATCAAAGGAATGGGAAAATCCAAATGGTGTTCCAATATCAGCTATTCTTTTTGGTGGAAGACGTGCAAAAGTTGCTCCATTAGTATTCGAAGCATTTGATTGGAATCATGGTGTTTATGTTGGAGCTACAATGGCTTCTGAAACAACAGCTGCAGCTATGGGTAAAGTAGGTGTTGTAAGACGTGACCCAATGGCAATGTTACCATTCTGTGGATATAATATGGCTGATTATTTTGCTCATTGGCTTAACATGGGTAAGAAAATTAAAAATCCACCAAAAATATTTAATGTGAACTGGTTCAGACAAGATGAGAATGGCAAATTCATATGGCCAGGATTTGGTGAAAATCTAAGGGTATTAAAATGGATTATTGAAAGATGTGAAGGTAAAGTATCTGCAAAGGAAACACCAATTGGATATGTTCCTTTTGTTGATGATCTTTACTTAGATGGGCTGGATATTAGTAAAGAGACTGTAGAAGATCTATTAAATATTGATGTGGATCTTTGGAAAGAAGAAGCTAAAATGCAAAACGAATTTTTATCACAATTTGGTGTTAAGCTACCACAAGAATTAAAAGAATTTAATCAAAAACTTGTAGAAAAACTATAA